The following is a genomic window from Episyrphus balteatus chromosome 1, idEpiBalt1.1, whole genome shotgun sequence.
TTGGCAAGAATATTCCTCGATTTTTCCTGCTCAATTTGATCTTCCAAATCTCTCACCTCCCTCATCACATCTCCCGTCTCTTTAACCAAAACAATCAAATTCGAACAATGCGAATGCAATGTGATTAATAACTTATACGCCTTCTTTGAACTCTCACTATCTTTAGCAGTCGTAAAAAGCAAATCATCAGCAACAGTAAATTGTCGATCCAATTGCCCAGTGATTGTATTAATTTGCTTCTGAAGCTGCCTTGTGTCCCTCAAAACCTTTTCGATGTCATCTTTTTGCTTACGAATATTACCAATAATTTCTAGGATTCGAGTTGTATATGCCTTTCGGCTGGTCGTTCGATTTTCTTTCTGCAAAACACCCACCAATTGAGTGTGCAGAGCTGATTTGGCTTTCAAGTCAGCTTCGAGTTTAGTGACTTTCTCTTGGATGGACTCGAGCTTTTTCAGTCCGTCATTTGCTAGGGCGGAATTTGCATTCTTTGCTTTGGTCTTTTCCCAAGCTTGTTGTAGGGGTTCCCTATGTTGAACCCATTTCTCTTCCAACTTTGCCTTTCGACTTTGTGTGGAAGCAATTAATGCTTCCATTTTGGCTATATTCACTTCGGGATTCTCCAGAACCACACAAGTCCTCTCGTGGACTTTCTTTTCTTCTCTCAATTTTGCCTGAGTGACTTGAGATTGTTTACGAAGTTCCTTGGTATTATTGATGCTTATTTGAATCTGTTTGTGTTCCGAGAGATGCTCATCGATTGTCTGTCGGAGCTGTTCAATGTCCTTATTCAGATCTTGGATAGAACTGAAAAGAGAGACTAAGTAAGTGCTGCCTTTTTTCTTATCGCCTCCTTCAACGGAAGCAATCTTGACCAGAGCAGCTGTCTTAGCTTTGGGAACAGTCACGTTAGCCGACATGGCCAACGAAGACTGTTCGCTCTGAGTATTTATCAATTCAATAAGCTTGTCTGTGTCCAGTTTCATGGAATCGACTATTTTACATTCTTTGTCATTCATATGAATCAGAGAATTGGGCAGAGTATTGATTTTGGTCTCCTGGAAGATGCCAGGTGACCTCTTAAGCCAATACTTTTGCAATTCTGGAGAAGCTACTGATTCATTCTTTTGTGACGACGATAAACGTGGAACGTTTAGATTAACTTTCGACTTGAATGGAGTCGTTTGGGAATAGGAATCAATAAATACCTTATTCCACTCCCTCATCCCAAATTTCCTACAATATTGAGTCACCCAGGCACTATTCATAGAATAGTGGACATTTTTCTTAATCTTCTCTTCCAACGAAGTCAACTTGTCAGTTGTCACTTCGAGTGTTTGTTCGAAGAgaagattttcattttctttgggAAGCATTTCAATTAGAAACATAAAAAGTCTCCTCACCTCGACAATATTCGAATAGAGAAACGTTTGATAGCCAATATCGCCACGGAAGCCAATCAGAACACAAGCTTCGGCGAGTGTTGTTGCAACAGCAAATCGCTGTGCCATTGCGGGTGGCAGCGAACTGGGCAAGACTAAAGACGGATTTATAAGTTGGAAACATTTTGAGACAGTTTGGACGATTAATTCGGGGGAGAAACTTGATAGACTGACAATTTCTTCGTCAATTTCGCAGCCGATTTGCCGCAATGAATGGACGATGATTTTATCAATTTCATCCATTTTTTTGCCTGTTTGTTGTTTTGGTCTGGTTGTTGTGGTGGTtctggaatgtttttttttttttttagattgattttgtgttgaatttgaaaatatataaactaattctaaacaaaaaaaataacaatttgtaaaaattgattaataaattatttttattcttctacATCGAGATAGAGAAGGCGAGAAAAACACTTTTTGAGGAGATAAAATTCAATGGAAATGTCAAAATAAGTGCAATCGTATTTTTTTcaagtgtgtttttttatagGGTAGTGAGTGGGAAAGAGACAAACAGagtttgcaaaattttgttgtCATCAGCTGGTAGGGGTAAAGAAATGTCAGATGGGTATTAAGGTGGAAACAGAATAGGGGAAACTG
Proteins encoded in this region:
- the LOC129906282 gene encoding coiled-coil domain-containing protein 22 homolog, producing the protein MDEIDKIIVHSLRQIGCEIDEEIVSLSSFSPELIVQTVSKCFQLINPSLVLPSSLPPAMAQRFAVATTLAEACVLIGFRGDIGYQTFLYSNIVEVRRLFMFLIEMLPKENENLLFEQTLEVTTDKLTSLEEKIKKNVHYSMNSAWVTQYCRKFGMREWNKVFIDSYSQTTPFKSKVNLNVPRLSSSQKNESVASPELQKYWLKRSPGIFQETKINTLPNSLIHMNDKECKIVDSMKLDTDKLIELINTQSEQSSLAMSANVTVPKAKTAALVKIASVEGGDKKKGSTYLVSLFSSIQDLNKDIEQLRQTIDEHLSEHKQIQISINNTKELRKQSQVTQAKLREEKKVHERTCVVLENPEVNIAKMEALIASTQSRKAKLEEKWVQHREPLQQAWEKTKAKNANSALANDGLKKLESIQEKVTKLEADLKAKSALHTQLVGVLQKENRTTSRKAYTTRILEIIGNIRKQKDDIEKVLRDTRQLQKQINTITGQLDRQFTVADDLLFTTAKDSESSKKAYKLLITLHSHCSNLIVLVKETGDVMREVRDLEDQIEQEKSRNILANLENILGDLKLMEVESKNLQEKISKIENQIVKE